In the Leptospira limi genome, one interval contains:
- a CDS encoding SPL family radical SAM protein → MFKSFSHIYIEETVADHFRTKEILSKFPNAIQIPIRHYKDSFNRNSQNFRIQKQSPKLVLAEKKEHFLYPGSDFSPNFSHKHFYYNTLALNCIYDCEYCYLQGMFPSANLVLFVNWEDFFTETKKFLDVNGSLYLALSYDTDLLALESFFPATKSWIQFASTEPNLTLEIRTKSTNFQSIAHLTPNPNIILAWTISPQIVIDTIEHGTPSLQARIKTMQKTIEAGWKVRVCIDPVLRIPDWKFHYQSLAETLGKELNPKGITELSVGGFRMNLDFLKQITDKRKDSSILFHPFEKKDKIVSYSKEETEEIINVVVPSLEKHFDPSQINLSYP, encoded by the coding sequence ATGTTTAAATCATTTTCACATATTTATATTGAAGAAACAGTAGCTGATCACTTTCGAACCAAGGAAATCCTATCCAAATTTCCAAATGCGATCCAAATTCCCATTCGGCATTATAAGGACAGTTTTAATCGTAATTCACAAAACTTTCGAATCCAAAAACAATCGCCAAAACTGGTGTTAGCCGAAAAAAAAGAACATTTTTTATACCCTGGAAGTGACTTTTCACCTAACTTTTCTCACAAACATTTTTATTACAATACCTTAGCACTGAACTGTATTTATGATTGTGAGTATTGTTACTTACAAGGGATGTTTCCTTCCGCAAATCTTGTGTTATTTGTGAATTGGGAAGATTTTTTTACTGAAACAAAAAAGTTCTTAGATGTCAATGGATCTTTGTATTTGGCCCTCTCGTATGACACAGATTTGTTGGCATTAGAATCGTTTTTCCCTGCGACAAAAAGTTGGATCCAATTTGCTTCAACGGAACCAAATTTAACACTTGAAATCCGAACAAAATCTACCAATTTTCAATCCATTGCCCATCTAACACCCAACCCAAATATCATCCTTGCTTGGACAATCAGCCCACAAATTGTCATTGATACGATTGAACATGGAACTCCCTCTTTACAAGCGAGGATCAAAACAATGCAAAAAACAATCGAGGCCGGATGGAAAGTAAGAGTTTGTATTGATCCAGTACTTAGAATTCCAGATTGGAAATTCCATTACCAATCGTTAGCCGAAACGTTAGGGAAAGAACTAAATCCAAAAGGGATCACAGAACTCAGCGTGGGAGGGTTTCGTATGAATCTCGATTTTTTAAAACAAATCACAGACAAACGGAAGGACTCTTCCATTTTATTTCATCCTTTTGAAAAAAAAGACAAAATTGTTTCGTATTCAAAAGAAGAAACAGAAGAGATCATAAATGTAGTAGTCCCTTCCTTAGAGAAACATTTTGATCCTTCTCAAATAAATCTAAGTTATCCTTAA
- a CDS encoding adenylate/guanylate cyclase domain-containing protein gives MKKTFHLVVSFCLLFSILSCGEVNRNKPIAEKGKIDLSSWDFLRDGNINLDGEWEFYWKETLSGIQIEKELGKEPKFIYQVVPSNWKGVNWFGETLGGYGYATYKLKVIFPENTPTLAFHNLDLSSAYRMYINGKLVVEQGSFGINPNYFEPSYKSILVDLEPVSGETEIVYEISNFHYSKGGFWESMEIGERRKLYDKVNRSYQITSFLAGSIFLWALYHLGLFLMRRQDKASLFIALFSLLIVMRLLTIGERNILDIIPSLPMSALIRLEFATIYISTIVFAYFYRLVFPKTVGQRTMYVLYTLITPFLVSLFLPVSVFTSQIHYFQIFLILVCVRITIAIIMAYRSDTVGAGLSLIGFSFVFGTVVHDILYQNNIINTMNITPFGFLGFILFQGYILSNGFTRAYLSIEKLKESLEISNKELNILKDGLEDIVVERTKELEVSKANIERLNEFAKTLNTSLELDSILNKAFDYLKEEVFCDSMILLLVDSENGKLQYHKALVSSTSELQLESKFRGVSFPLDPSAGLFYHVYKRNRPFRFAKVWESRLNESNQKFIQLIGKNPGMIIPLSSQGKVIAMLAIFSEQKGSSFSKAQLQLVENTAENIATAVTNSILVEEMNREKFIADNARLQMEDAKNEVVKLNEFAKKINSESSLSQIIDEMFDYILKSFEIEATLIQLIDPKKRELYTYKTTIPIYATEEQLHFAKSFRVPLNERGGIIYKTYLRKKTLFVPKPPKTYESELDEQIFSKLSLTSFIAVPLVVQNEVIGIAYFTSYQKPLEVTREVLRRISGFCDQIAGAIQNSLLLQLTEDERKKSERAKAEIQKMNEFAKTINSQNNLENILAEIFGFIRKNYKIENCVLYFLDKEFNEFRYLNHSGFDLLNDENVNFFKTLRFPLKEESGFVYKCYLRKRHFYMKHVPKSMPYHIDKQITEKSGMKGFLISPLVNNDEVVAMAMYGINDETIHFTSEEVDSIVGVSEHIASAINNHFLLKKIEEEKQRSDSLLLNILPKNVAEELQKKGRVNPVEFENVTLLMTSFPGFSQITGQLTPEELIEGLDLYFSRFDEIIKTKGMEKLRMTGDMYLAAGGLPVGNFTHAVDACLAALQIKNEVIRMMEDFKDIPFKPNGITIAIHSGPVVAGVIGKSKFNYDVWGKTVTQTQAIRRGGVGVSINISQETMDKVKRLFHIDNQRMINTYEGEQFPIYELLALKSDLADDTGILPNDKFERLYTQQKRGAKILIK, from the coding sequence ATGAAGAAAACGTTTCATTTGGTTGTATCATTCTGCCTTCTCTTCTCCATTTTGTCCTGTGGAGAAGTCAATCGGAACAAACCAATTGCTGAAAAAGGGAAAATCGACTTGTCTTCATGGGATTTCCTCCGTGATGGAAACATCAACTTGGATGGTGAATGGGAATTTTATTGGAAAGAGACGTTAAGTGGCATTCAAATTGAAAAAGAACTAGGAAAAGAACCTAAGTTCATCTACCAAGTTGTTCCCTCGAATTGGAAAGGTGTCAATTGGTTTGGTGAAACACTTGGTGGTTATGGATATGCGACATATAAACTAAAAGTAATTTTTCCTGAAAACACACCTACTTTAGCCTTTCACAATTTGGATCTATCATCTGCGTACCGAATGTACATCAATGGGAAATTGGTTGTGGAACAAGGTAGTTTTGGAATCAATCCAAATTATTTTGAACCTTCCTACAAATCCATCTTAGTCGATCTCGAGCCCGTTTCTGGAGAAACAGAAATTGTTTATGAAATATCTAATTTCCATTATTCGAAAGGCGGATTTTGGGAAAGTATGGAAATCGGCGAAAGACGTAAGTTATACGACAAGGTCAATCGCAGTTACCAAATCACTTCCTTCTTAGCTGGTAGTATTTTTCTCTGGGCATTGTATCACTTGGGTTTGTTTCTCATGCGTAGGCAAGACAAAGCCAGTTTGTTCATCGCACTTTTCAGTTTACTCATTGTTATGCGCCTTCTCACGATTGGTGAGAGGAATATTTTGGACATCATTCCATCGCTCCCAATGTCTGCTCTCATTCGACTGGAATTTGCGACGATTTACATATCGACCATTGTTTTTGCATACTTCTATCGATTGGTTTTCCCTAAAACGGTGGGGCAAAGGACAATGTATGTTCTTTACACCCTCATCACACCATTTTTAGTTTCTTTGTTTTTACCTGTCTCTGTATTTACTTCACAAATCCATTATTTTCAAATTTTCCTCATACTCGTTTGTGTTCGTATCACCATTGCTATCATCATGGCCTATCGTTCCGATACAGTCGGAGCAGGTTTATCTCTCATTGGTTTTAGTTTTGTTTTTGGCACCGTCGTACACGACATTTTATACCAAAACAATATCATCAATACGATGAATATCACTCCTTTTGGATTTTTAGGTTTTATTTTGTTCCAAGGGTATATTTTGTCTAATGGATTTACAAGAGCCTATTTATCGATCGAAAAACTAAAAGAAAGTTTAGAAATTTCAAATAAAGAACTCAATATCTTAAAAGATGGATTAGAAGATATCGTTGTTGAAAGGACAAAGGAATTAGAAGTTTCAAAAGCCAATATTGAAAGGCTCAATGAATTTGCAAAAACACTCAACACATCTCTTGAGTTAGATAGCATCCTCAACAAAGCTTTTGATTATTTAAAAGAAGAAGTATTTTGTGATTCGATGATACTATTACTTGTCGATTCAGAGAATGGCAAACTCCAGTATCACAAAGCATTAGTTTCTTCCACATCCGAATTACAACTTGAATCTAAATTTCGTGGTGTCAGTTTCCCATTAGATCCAAGCGCTGGTTTGTTTTACCATGTTTACAAACGAAATCGACCCTTTCGATTTGCAAAAGTTTGGGAATCACGTTTAAATGAATCCAATCAAAAATTCATTCAATTGATTGGGAAAAATCCAGGAATGATCATTCCTTTGAGTTCACAAGGGAAAGTTATTGCGATGTTAGCTATTTTCAGCGAACAAAAAGGATCTAGTTTTTCAAAAGCACAATTACAATTAGTTGAAAATACTGCAGAAAATATCGCAACTGCAGTAACCAATTCCATTCTTGTGGAAGAGATGAACCGAGAAAAGTTCATTGCAGATAACGCACGTTTGCAAATGGAAGATGCCAAAAACGAAGTTGTCAAACTCAATGAATTCGCTAAAAAAATAAACTCTGAATCCAGTTTGTCTCAAATCATAGACGAGATGTTTGATTATATATTAAAGAGTTTTGAAATTGAAGCCACACTCATACAATTAATCGATCCGAAAAAAAGAGAATTATACACTTACAAAACCACAATTCCAATTTATGCAACAGAAGAACAATTACACTTTGCAAAATCCTTCCGAGTTCCATTGAATGAAAGAGGAGGGATCATTTATAAAACGTATTTGCGTAAAAAAACATTATTTGTTCCCAAACCCCCAAAAACATACGAATCAGAGTTAGACGAACAAATATTTTCAAAATTAAGTTTAACTTCTTTTATTGCAGTTCCTCTTGTTGTACAAAACGAAGTGATAGGAATTGCCTATTTTACATCCTACCAAAAACCATTGGAAGTAACACGTGAAGTACTCAGACGTATTTCGGGTTTTTGTGACCAAATCGCGGGAGCAATTCAGAATTCATTATTACTCCAATTAACGGAAGATGAACGAAAAAAATCGGAAAGAGCAAAAGCAGAAATTCAAAAAATGAATGAGTTTGCAAAAACGATAAACTCTCAAAACAACTTAGAAAACATTCTTGCCGAAATCTTTGGATTCATTCGCAAAAACTATAAAATTGAAAACTGTGTATTGTATTTTCTAGATAAAGAATTTAATGAGTTTCGTTATTTAAACCATTCCGGCTTTGATTTGTTAAATGATGAAAATGTGAATTTTTTTAAAACGCTAAGGTTTCCTCTGAAAGAAGAAAGTGGATTTGTTTATAAATGTTACTTACGAAAAAGACATTTTTACATGAAACATGTTCCCAAATCAATGCCTTACCATATTGATAAACAAATTACTGAAAAATCTGGTATGAAGGGTTTTTTAATTTCTCCATTAGTGAATAACGATGAAGTTGTGGCCATGGCAATGTATGGAATCAATGATGAGACCATACATTTTACCAGTGAAGAAGTTGATTCCATCGTAGGTGTTTCGGAACATATTGCAAGTGCCATCAACAACCACTTTTTACTGAAAAAAATTGAAGAAGAAAAACAAAGATCCGACTCTCTTTTACTCAACATCCTCCCAAAAAACGTAGCAGAAGAACTGCAAAAGAAAGGAAGAGTAAATCCAGTTGAATTTGAAAATGTAACCTTACTCATGACAAGTTTTCCTGGTTTCTCTCAAATTACAGGACAACTCACACCAGAAGAATTGATTGAAGGTCTCGATTTATATTTCTCTCGATTTGATGAGATCATCAAAACAAAGGGAATGGAAAAATTAAGAATGACTGGGGATATGTATTTAGCTGCCGGTGGTTTACCTGTCGGGAATTTTACTCACGCAGTTGATGCTTGCCTTGCTGCCTTACAAATTAAAAACGAAGTGATTCGTATGATGGAAGATTTTAAAGACATTCCATTCAAACCGAATGGCATCACCATTGCAATTCACTCAGGGCCTGTTGTTGCGGGAGTGATTGGAAAATCAAAATTCAACTATGATGTTTGGGGAAAAACGGTCACACAAACACAAGCCATCAGACGTGGTGGAGTCGGTGTTTCGATTAACATTTCCCAAGAAACCATGGACAAAGTGAAACGATTATTCCATATCGACAACCAAAGAATGATCAATACTTACGAAGGAGAACAATTCCCTATTTACGAATTGTTAGCATTAAAATCAGACTTAGCAGACGATACTGGAATCCTTCCAAATGATAAATTTGAAAGGTTATATACCCAACAAAAACGGGGAGCAAAAATCCTAATCAAATGA
- a CDS encoding adenylate/guanylate cyclase domain-containing protein, with the protein MIYVIYLIGFLFLGILYGITKLYKQNEENQNTVTVLKSKIQLLNEELEEKEKELLSTKTQSEEFSNKLVDSYGQLSDLDSLLREINSATDLKDVLRILGFYIREKFNVPHYLLYVYKKELDALEFFHSNFPEELSESVKLEIMGRRIPVSDSYVTTYAHAYVRKRKRSFYIEDFETYKTEGVELENKKSANLKSLLIVPLYLRNKFIGTLDLLDYSGIFLLNEQQLNQIKIIADYIAGTIETGYLLDELKTVNSKIQEEKDNIESNRLKLENLHKFNRKINSYSEIEDITREVFSYLKANHRVELGFILLVDPKSNTLVPLMEGAEVFNKGLLVTNFLRTFRPQLIPSIGSLYRSFQKQKPIYLKKSSRWKELTPIDTSIVESFKLEIFGHVPLVVQGQTIGIICVTRLTKENPWTQIEFQEIISFCEQVAGAIHNANLRRDLEKEREKTLHFIRNILPGDLADELIERGEVVPMEYESVSILFTDFKNFTKAAESLSPEDLIEQLDGCFSQFDDIAVRHNFEKLKTIGDSYMAAGGIPQGNFTHPVDACLFAMEIKSFMTQIRSFKQMLGQDFWEIRIGIHTGPVVAGVVGKSKFAYDVWGDAVNTASRMESSGDAGEINLSETTYDKVKRFFECEYRGKVKAKNKGEMGMYFLKRLRPEFSRDPDGMVPNQIFLDLYKNLQIGAKIIYRQTGS; encoded by the coding sequence ATGATCTATGTTATCTATCTGATTGGTTTTTTGTTTTTAGGAATCCTATATGGGATAACGAAACTATACAAACAAAATGAAGAAAACCAAAATACTGTTACCGTCTTAAAATCTAAAATTCAATTACTGAATGAGGAATTAGAAGAAAAAGAAAAAGAACTACTCTCAACAAAAACGCAATCAGAGGAATTTTCGAACAAACTTGTTGATTCATATGGTCAACTTTCTGACCTTGATAGCCTTTTAAGAGAAATCAACTCAGCAACTGATTTAAAAGATGTTCTGAGAATATTAGGATTTTATATCAGAGAAAAATTCAACGTTCCACATTACCTTTTATACGTTTATAAAAAAGAATTAGATGCCTTAGAATTTTTTCACAGTAACTTCCCAGAAGAACTTTCAGAATCCGTAAAATTAGAGATCATGGGCAGGAGAATCCCTGTTTCCGATTCTTACGTAACTACGTATGCACATGCGTATGTTCGAAAAAGAAAACGGAGTTTTTATATTGAAGACTTTGAAACTTATAAAACAGAAGGTGTGGAACTAGAAAATAAAAAATCAGCAAATTTAAAATCACTTCTCATTGTACCACTTTACCTACGCAATAAATTCATTGGGACATTGGATTTATTAGATTACTCAGGTATATTTTTATTGAATGAACAACAACTGAACCAAATCAAAATCATTGCTGATTATATTGCAGGCACAATTGAAACAGGGTATCTTCTTGATGAATTAAAAACGGTTAATTCAAAAATCCAAGAAGAAAAAGATAATATAGAATCCAATCGTTTGAAATTGGAAAACCTTCACAAATTCAATCGAAAAATTAATTCCTATTCCGAAATCGAAGATATCACAAGAGAAGTATTTAGTTATTTAAAAGCCAATCACAGAGTTGAATTAGGTTTTATCTTATTAGTAGATCCAAAATCCAATACATTAGTCCCTCTTATGGAAGGAGCAGAAGTATTCAATAAAGGATTACTTGTCACAAATTTTTTACGAACATTTCGTCCTCAACTGATTCCTTCTATTGGCTCACTCTATAGGTCTTTTCAAAAACAAAAACCAATTTATCTCAAAAAATCATCTCGATGGAAAGAACTAACTCCAATCGATACCTCAATCGTTGAAAGTTTTAAATTAGAAATTTTTGGACATGTACCTCTTGTTGTCCAAGGTCAAACCATTGGGATAATTTGTGTCACTCGCCTAACAAAGGAAAACCCTTGGACACAAATTGAATTCCAAGAAATCATTTCGTTTTGTGAACAAGTGGCGGGTGCAATTCATAATGCAAATTTACGCCGAGATTTGGAAAAAGAGAGAGAAAAAACACTTCACTTCATTCGAAACATTCTTCCTGGTGATTTGGCGGATGAACTCATTGAACGTGGAGAAGTTGTTCCTATGGAATATGAATCCGTTAGTATATTATTTACTGATTTCAAAAACTTCACAAAAGCAGCAGAATCATTGTCTCCAGAAGATTTGATTGAACAATTAGATGGATGTTTTTCCCAATTTGATGATATAGCAGTAAGGCATAATTTTGAAAAACTAAAAACAATTGGGGATTCTTACATGGCTGCTGGTGGAATTCCGCAAGGAAATTTCACTCACCCCGTAGATGCATGTTTGTTTGCCATGGAGATCAAATCTTTTATGACACAGATTCGCTCCTTTAAACAAATGTTAGGCCAAGATTTTTGGGAGATTCGAATTGGTATCCACACTGGTCCTGTGGTTGCAGGTGTCGTTGGAAAATCAAAATTTGCATATGATGTTTGGGGAGATGCAGTGAACACTGCAAGTCGAATGGAAAGCTCAGGTGATGCCGGCGAAATCAATTTATCTGAGACTACTTATGATAAAGTAAAACGATTTTTTGAATGTGAATACCGTGGTAAAGTCAAAGCAAAAAACAAAGGGGAAATGGGGATGTATTTTTTAAAGCGTTTACGTCCAGAATTTTCCAGAGATCCAGATGGGATGGTTCCCAACCAAATCTTTTTAGATTTATACAAAAATTTGCAGATCGGTGCAAAAATCATCTACCGCCAAACTGGTTCTTAA
- a CDS encoding glutathione peroxidase has translation MQRKVLFAIFLFVGLNLYAGGKKMSFHNLKSVTIQGKEISLGDYKGHPVLVVNVASKCGYTPQYEGLEKLHLTYKEKGLKVIGFPSNDFGGQEPGTEAQIAEFCKLNFGVSFDLMKKTKVLGNDKDPVYQFLTENAKEKGDVKWNFEKFLIDKNGNVVNRFPSSTKPESVELKTAIESIL, from the coding sequence ATGCAAAGAAAAGTTTTGTTTGCTATTTTTCTATTTGTTGGATTGAATCTGTATGCTGGAGGAAAAAAAATGTCATTTCATAATTTAAAATCTGTAACCATCCAAGGAAAGGAAATTTCTCTAGGTGATTATAAAGGCCATCCTGTTCTTGTAGTCAATGTAGCATCTAAATGTGGTTATACGCCACAATATGAAGGATTGGAAAAACTCCATCTCACATATAAAGAGAAAGGATTAAAAGTGATTGGTTTTCCTTCCAATGACTTCGGCGGTCAAGAACCAGGTACGGAAGCTCAAATTGCAGAATTTTGTAAGCTTAACTTTGGGGTCAGTTTTGATCTGATGAAAAAAACAAAAGTTCTGGGAAATGACAAAGATCCAGTGTACCAATTTTTAACTGAGAATGCGAAGGAAAAAGGTGATGTAAAATGGAACTTCGAAAAATTTCTCATCGATAAAAATGGAAACGTTGTGAATCGATTTCCATCTTCCACTAAACCTGAAAGTGTTGAATTGAAAACAGCCATTGAAAGTATTTTATAA
- a CDS encoding phosphorylase, which yields MPSLFFAVLSEAKPWIQKTNAKPVHHSGKFRIYKNDSIYIIISGIGKMAMALAVSEFAHLLPKEERDKMKVWNLGIAGSNQPNWKVGEFFWIHKITDFATGKDFYPERMTKSVFPMETNLTTFDRPIAKTTTENQFQVFSETDLQSVSLVDMEGSGFFEAASLYFPLENISIGKVISDHLEGNFCKPETVESIVTNVMEPLFFEWTHPLPWVMEDPFETKIWPDIWKEVKELRLTETMKHDLKKSLRYYFLRYPNTNIPMPNLEIVPKIKSKSEVKTFVEEWKKQLHV from the coding sequence ATGCCATCATTGTTTTTTGCAGTTCTTTCCGAAGCAAAACCTTGGATCCAAAAAACAAATGCAAAACCGGTCCACCACTCTGGTAAATTTCGAATCTACAAAAATGATTCTATCTACATCATCATTTCAGGCATTGGAAAAATGGCAATGGCACTTGCCGTTTCAGAGTTTGCACACCTTTTGCCAAAAGAAGAACGAGACAAAATGAAAGTTTGGAATTTAGGAATTGCTGGTTCCAACCAACCAAATTGGAAGGTTGGCGAATTCTTTTGGATTCATAAAATCACTGACTTTGCCACTGGGAAAGACTTTTATCCAGAAAGGATGACAAAATCTGTATTTCCAATGGAAACAAACCTTACAACATTTGATCGTCCCATTGCCAAAACCACAACAGAAAACCAATTCCAAGTCTTCAGTGAAACGGATTTACAATCAGTATCACTTGTTGATATGGAAGGATCTGGATTTTTTGAAGCGGCATCACTTTATTTTCCTTTGGAAAACATATCGATTGGGAAAGTCATCTCTGACCATCTAGAAGGGAATTTTTGCAAGCCAGAAACTGTGGAATCCATAGTAACAAATGTGATGGAACCATTATTCTTTGAATGGACTCACCCTCTTCCTTGGGTAATGGAAGATCCATTTGAAACAAAAATTTGGCCAGACATTTGGAAAGAAGTAAAGGAACTTCGCCTAACAGAAACCATGAAACATGATCTTAAAAAATCATTACGATATTATTTTTTGCGTTATCCAAACACAAACATACCCATGCCCAACTTAGAAATTGTTCCAAAAATCAAATCGAAATCGGAAGTAAAAACATTTGTGGAGGAATGGAAAAAACAACTCCATGTTTAA
- a CDS encoding ChaN family lipoprotein: MKVFYKRTFSFILYSFFVFGLFGQTSPNNLNIIRTKTSESVSMDDIIKETKQYDVIVLGEEHDNHELHRFYEGFLRTLYATDVVSLSLEMLEKDQQFIVDEYLNGTISESQFLTSIVHWKNFKTDYLPLVNLTKENQCKVIAANPPRRYVNLISKKGLLAYRDFSTTALTFLPQAYTLEKYLTKEYKQRLTDLFGGIEHSNQHKTNLQFMILGQATWDQGMAEAISSEIHKSGKKVVHLNGRFHSDRNGGVVSRLREMGHSVLVLSGFPKGREEESDFVKIADFVILTNDR, from the coding sequence TTGAAAGTATTTTATAAGAGAACATTCTCTTTCATTTTATATTCGTTTTTTGTGTTTGGGTTGTTTGGGCAAACAAGTCCTAACAACCTAAATATCATACGAACCAAAACCTCTGAATCAGTTTCCATGGATGACATCATTAAGGAAACAAAACAATATGATGTCATCGTACTTGGTGAAGAACATGATAATCACGAATTACATCGGTTTTACGAAGGTTTCTTACGTACATTATATGCAACAGATGTGGTCAGTTTATCACTTGAAATGTTGGAAAAAGACCAACAATTCATTGTGGATGAATACCTCAACGGAACCATCTCGGAGTCACAATTTTTAACATCCATCGTACATTGGAAAAATTTCAAAACGGATTATTTGCCTCTTGTCAATCTAACAAAAGAAAATCAATGTAAAGTGATCGCTGCAAATCCCCCACGTAGGTATGTGAATTTGATTTCCAAAAAGGGACTTCTGGCATATCGAGATTTTTCAACTACTGCATTAACCTTTTTGCCACAAGCCTACACCTTAGAAAAATATCTCACAAAAGAATACAAACAAAGGTTAACTGATCTTTTTGGAGGTATTGAACATTCAAACCAACATAAAACCAATCTCCAATTTATGATACTAGGCCAAGCCACTTGGGACCAGGGCATGGCGGAGGCCATTTCCTCCGAAATCCATAAATCTGGTAAAAAAGTGGTCCATTTGAACGGACGTTTTCATTCCGATCGAAATGGTGGAGTTGTGTCTAGGTTACGAGAAATGGGCCATTCTGTGTTGGTTTTATCCGGGTTTCCCAAGGGAAGGGAAGAGGAATCAGATTTTGTGAAAATCGCTGATTTTGTAATTTTAACAAACGACCGATAA